A single Candidatus Thalassolituus haligoni DNA region contains:
- the mtnC gene encoding acireductone synthase: MTVKVILTDIEGTTSSIAFVKDVLFPYAASHLAGYVRANRNAPLVQQQLQATAQLLEEESPGSEATAADTDALINTLLEWIAADRKATPLKVLQGLIWETGYKNGDYAAHMYPDATAKLRQWHADGIPLYVYSSGSVKAQQLFFGYSQDGNLLPLFSGHFDTQSGAKQAADSYRNIVQQLQTQHVGLLAADVLFLSDIEAELDAAREAGLQTCWLIRDGKIPQASAHTAVPSFDFVQPL, from the coding sequence ATGACAGTCAAAGTCATACTGACCGACATTGAAGGCACCACCTCCTCCATTGCCTTTGTAAAGGACGTGTTGTTTCCCTACGCCGCCAGTCACCTGGCCGGTTATGTACGTGCCAATCGCAACGCCCCCCTGGTGCAGCAACAACTGCAAGCAACGGCACAACTGCTGGAAGAAGAATCTCCCGGCAGTGAAGCAACCGCAGCGGATACCGATGCCCTGATCAATACACTGCTGGAATGGATTGCCGCAGACCGCAAGGCAACGCCGTTAAAAGTCCTGCAAGGACTGATCTGGGAAACAGGCTACAAAAACGGCGACTATGCCGCCCATATGTACCCGGATGCCACTGCCAAGCTGCGGCAATGGCACGCCGACGGCATACCCTTGTATGTGTATTCATCCGGTTCGGTAAAGGCCCAGCAACTGTTTTTTGGTTACAGCCAGGATGGCAACCTGTTGCCATTATTCAGTGGCCATTTCGATACCCAATCCGGGGCCAAACAGGCAGCGGATTCCTACCGCAATATAGTGCAGCAACTACAAACCCAACATGTTGGTCTGCTAGCCGCAGACGTGCTGTTCCTGTCGGATATCGAAGCCGAACTGGATGCTGCCCGTGAAGCCGGACTGCAAACCTGCTGGCTGATCAGGGATGGAAAAATTCCTCAAGCATCCGCTCACACCGCCGTGCCCTCTTTTGATTTTGTGCAGCCGCTCTGA